tattgcaCTTTGATACGCTTTTGTGATGTAGGAAAGTAAGGAGTACTGAAGTGAGCTATTATGCTGAATCTTTTGATGGACCAACTTTAGAAATTTAGCACTAATTGAGGTTTCTTGGAGgggtttttttgtttaaggAATTTTAGGATGattatattgtaaaatggaTCGAAATTTGATaagtacaacaacaacaacaacaaccaaacctTAATCCTAAAACTTTGGGGTCGGCTATGAATCCTCAACAGACTAATCAAGGTTGGCCACATACCAAAAGATTTTGAAGGAAATTGACCCTTAGTATTGCGTTTtaagtttttccttttagttgtttgctgtttattttgtttattgcttttccttgtgttcaccatcatgaacaccttgtattggcttttgtctattttttagtttgttttaataatattattattacctatcaaaaaaaaaaaattctgatagGATTATTGGTTTAAAATCTTTTTCCTAAACGGactaagatttaaaaaaaaaaaaaaacccttactAAACCAAGTAGAAACTACTAGAATGAAATAGAATTGGGTTGCAAAACAACTGGCATGAGCTGGCTTAGTTGGTGCCCATCTGGAATTGTGGTGGGATGTatagttttaggcttttagctataaatattttccaaaaatattttttactaaaatgcTGTTAGAATTTAGTAAAATACAGTTATAATGTGTTTTTAAAGTTGTTACATTGGTTTAGTAATCAAATTGATAAAGAGCTTTCAGAAGTGAGATATAACAAAAGAGAAGATTATAAAGTTCTTTGTATTTTAGAAttctttgcaattaaaaaaaaggaagaatcaAGTCTCATTGAACAATAACTTTATCATCTCAGAAACATTTGCTTTAGTCTATCTAATTGGAGCTCCACCTACCAAATGAACcacattaaatataaatatattggttCCCTAACTGCTTTAGTACTGCTTTTCCCTCATGTTATGCTCCAGCTCTCAAGCAACTCCAAGCCTCCATAACAGGTTAGAGCTGTTAATGTTTGCTTGTTGAGTAACTGCCCTAAAGAAGAGATTTACAGATATCCAGAATCAATTTCTCTGTACTTTAACATAGATATGACTTATGCTCATATTTGGCTTGCTAGGTTCACCATATTGTAACTGTCTTGATTGATATATAATACTTTTGTAAAATCCTAGAAATGCGGTCTGGCCTCTGGTGTTTTTAAGATCAAATAATTGTGTTTGTGTTAGGGAATGTGTTATTTTTTGTGCGGCATCATCTATACAAGTGGAAAAGTTATATTAGAATTGACATGGATGGGAAATTTGTGGGGGGTCAATTTTCCCCAAAGAAATTGAGAGGAGGAAGGAGATGTTTCTCAAGAAGTATTGGAGGATCTGCCATTTCTTGTTCAAATAGTATGGGGAGGGATCTGTATGTTCCTTCTAATGAAAAGATCACTAATGCAAGGCTGATTTATGCTGTTGCTCCTGCCATGGGTCACAACCAGGTTATTTAGCTGACTAGTTCATTTTATACTCTTAAAATGTCATGAGTTTTGTTTATGCTTATTAAGAGGTCCTCAGTATGGATTTCTGGGGCTAATTGTCTCAGTTGCAATTTTCAAACATGGGGATTATTTTGATGGTCTAGTTTTGATATATAACATACATAATTCCTGGTTTCCCGACTTTATAGAGCAATCATTTTGAATAATGTAAAATGACTTCAAATTTGTATCATACCTTAAGATGCTGGATAATATCATAAGAGGAAAAGATCTGGTTGATATATAtggttatatttttgtttgttaatatAATTCTTGGGTCATGAATATATATGATCTGATTTTGAGTTCTTTCTGTGCTGAAGTTGGCTTATAAACATTAAAATATGAAAggacttatttttgttattatttggtGGGCTATTATTTTAACTGactaatacttataaaaaaatatattttaactgACTAATAAAGATAACGTATAGGTAGTTTGAATTGGCAATTATGTCACAAGAATTTCTGGAAAGTACCTTATTCTACATACTCCTTTAAGAAACTATTTAGCTGCTGAGGTTATTTTAGTTATCCTATAGTTTATTTGTAAAATGTTTATAAGTAGACAAGTGCTCCTCTTTCTCCATCATATACTACCTTCAAACGGCCCCCTTATGcagtttttttgaaatttgaattatCTTTAAGTCCTCAGTCCTCTAATATTTGTTATAAATCACTTTGTGaaattagatgatttttttCGTCATTTCCGAAGTTACATAATGCCTTTTCTAGTTGACAATAGACTTGATCATCTCTTATTGGTTGATCCATCACACCCTTGCTGATCCAATGGctgaaaaaagtattttttcaTCTGAGCACCATTTCACATAAAGTTCCTTTTCCTGCTACAACTGGATGGTTGGAACACTGTACTCAGGGTTCCAAACTTCCAGTGAGTGACTATAAATGATTAAATCATTGAGTTTTTCAACTACCTACTGGTCAAGGTAAAGGTTTGAGTTATTAGTTTTAGTGTGGAATAGGACTTGAATTAGGACTATGTGTGTAGATTATGGACTCTCCAGTCTCCACTCCATGATGAAAGATCTTTCAAATAGTATCAGCATTGaaagaatttaattagaatagAGTGTTATATCCTTATTTGTACTTCTTTAAAGGTGAAAAATTAGGATGTAGAAAggaatagaggaaaaaaataatacatttgTCTTTCAAGCTAATCAATCACTTCAATTGGTAATCAGAAATTCCATatttttgttcttcattttttattattctttttagtgTGCAAGAGAACAGAGGAGGGAAGAGATCTTTTGATTAAATGGCTCTCAAGATATCCATCACTTCATTTACTAATcagaaattacatttttaatctATGATTTTTTTAGCATACCAAGTGTATTCCCTGTTATTTTCAGTCATTGTCTTACTAATGTGTTTGAAGTTGTGTAAATGCCATTAATTTCTGGATTTATTGCTGTGTACAGGAGTCCCATCCAGAATCTAATTTTAGACTTCCTGCAATTGTTAATGCTCTTGAAAAGATGGAATTGACTCCAAAGGTATTAAATGAAATGTACAATATGCTTCATTCTTTATTGTTGAGACTCTTATTCTGCacgaaatttgatattttcCTTGTTAATAACCCCAAAAAGGGTAGCACAAATGGCTGTGAACCACCCCTCATGAATTGGATATCACTGGTTTAAATTTCCCATTCCCCCCTTTCCCTTTAAGGCCAAAACTTATAAAACAAATCCCTATGTTTGAGTCTaatacttgaattttttttcttcatttttcttgttttaacaATTCTCTCTTGGTATTACAAACTGCTACAAGCAAGATTATATTTTCGGAATGAAATGGTAGCATTGAACAACTGGTGCCCCAAATCATTAGCAACcaagatgaaaagaaaatgtaGAAAGTTTTTAGGATTACATATAATTTCTGGAGAACTTTTAGCTCAAGGAGTTACCTATAACACGATGATGCTGATTACACTAGTAGTAGTAGTTGCAGTATTAGGGTTTGCCACTAATGCTCCATCTATTTTGACTGAAaacattttcttgaaaatgaagtattttctagaaaatacttTTAGGAAACTGACCTTGAAAATGAgcaaaaaaacatatttttaattggttCACATGGAAATCATTAATATTGCttgtaatttcaaataattatatgaaaaaatatttcattcacaaaaactgaaaaaaaaaaaacactctagGATCCAGCTCCAagcaagagaaaacaaaatctaGGAATTAGTACATAGAGTTGCCTGGAATCAGCACCAAGCTATTGAAGGAAAAACtgcaacaataaattttaccacTCAACCTAACTATCACCATTGGAGTACAATAGTGTGCTTATATAAACTAGTATGACTTAAGCCTAATTCTAATCGACTTAGGAAagcccaattattgaattataaaagtACCCTTGAATTtaggaaattaaataaatactaATAGTCAAATTAACTAGTAAGAGTATAAGACCtataataaaattcaatgtaaatcttaaaaaatacaattgacctcttaaattacataaaataaaattgtcttgCACTCCCTGCACCAAACTTCCATTGTGTGACCCATATGACTAGAAAAATGCCTAATCCTTTTTTAAATTGAGATTagataattattttgatattatgaataagaaaattttattgttccAATTTGCTTAatcattttttcctttatatagaTCCGTGGCTCAGAGATCATTGAACTTCACAATTTCAAGCCTGCTTCAGTAGATGACATTGCAAGTGTTCATGCAAGAGCCTATGTATTAGGCCTTGAGAAGGTAGCCTCAAAATTAACtattgtagtttttcttcttgtgTTTGGTGTTCATTGCGTCAGATCATAATAAGTGCTAAAAACTAGCTGAAAGTTATATGGTTACAAGGAATGGAAGCATGTGGCTAGTgccatttgttttttgttgtttgtataTGTGTAGCTTccaatgttttatttattttttactttcataCTTTTTTCATGAGAATGTTGAATCTTGTATATATTGGTATGCGGTTTTGGAATTTGTGAAAGAAGTTTGTTTTACTTCAGCAGATTCGTATACCATTGCTTTAGAGACAGGATATTTTCTTAGCTAAAAAGCACAGGCATGCCTTGTTGAGGTCTCAGTAGTAAATGTAGATCTTGCCAGGCTAAATCCACCTCTAGAAACATTTTTTAAGAAGGTTCTGTTTTACACAACATGGCCAGGCTAAATCCGTTTGAGGTTCTGGACCCCTAATTGATTGGCTGGATGAGAGTTCGTATATTAGGAAACTAGCTTTTTCTGACTGGGACAAGTGGGCTCCTTATAGTTCTATTTTGGGGTGTAACATTGTGGTTTTTACCTCAACTGTACGAGAGAAGTTTTAGAGGCATCTTTCATTCACATCGACTTGGGTTTTTCCGGACCATACTTTGATCTGCCTCTTCCTTGATCTGGAATTCCCAGCAAATCCTTGTCACCTCAAATCCTTTCACTCCAGATTATTAACACCTGATTAAATCTGTCAAGAACGAGGTGATGACTACAGGAAGCAGCTTACTGCAGTCCCTGGGCATGCCGACAAGGCTTAGAAACTGGGTTGCCTATATGCTTTAAGTGGATGGAATTTACTCATTGGATGCATAGTCTTCATCTCATTTAGAAGTAGAGACTACTATAGAGAGTGGTTGACTACTTATATAAATCATTAGTACAAGACTGGGAGCTAGAGTCAGTTGTGTCTTTCATGGATCTACTTTATTTTGGAGTATGGAGGGGAGGTAGCATGGATAGATTGTGTTGGAAACCTTCATCCTAGGGGGTTTTTGAAGTTCAAACTTACTACAGGATGTGTTTGGTTGGTGTGAAAACCGGGTGGATAGAAAATGGATAATGAGTGTGGTTGGGAGGGGAGGGGGGAGAAAATTGTGGGGCCTGGCAGTTTTTTCTCCCGGACCACCAAAATTCAATCCCcacaaaatggagagaaaataggagagaagagagggggCTGATGGTATTTACCATTCTGCTCCCCACTGTTTTCAAATTGTTTCTCCTTTTTGTTCCCCCACTTTTAAGTTAATGTTTGGCATGCATTTTTTATACCCCAATCCATCTTTTTTTCCTAgtgaaatatttatatataaaaatacataataggggcatgagagtaaattttgacaaacaatattttctatcctctcatttttcttctcaaccaaacaaaaaagttttccattcCTCCACTTTTCGACCCCCCAAACCTAACACCATGAGGGAAAACTAAAATCTCTTCTATTTttccacttttctatcctctccTGATTTTCTATCTTACAACTTTTCCATCTCTCCAACTAAACGGATCTTTGACAAAACTAAGTAATAGAGAAAGTAGAACTATCAAGTAAATCCAACAAAGAAGTAAAATTGAGAACACCCAAAGCATTTTTCCACCCAAGCAAAGTCTGAAAGAAGAACAAGATCAAGTCATGAGTTGATTTTTCAGTTCCTTCAAAGATTCGAGAATTCCTTTCTAGCCAAAAGCTCTACATTAGACAATGAGGGATCATATTCCAAACTGCCCCATTTCTATGCTGGTTAAATTTGCCCGACCAACAGGCTAGAAGCTCCACCACACCACTAGGCATAACCCAAGCTACCCCAAAAGTGAAAACAACTTGCTCCATAAGTCTCTGGCAAGAGAACAATGTAAGATTAAGTCTCTGGCAAGAGAATAGTGTAAGAGTAAGTGATTACCGGCCTCCCTGTCCCTCTTACACATAGAACACCAATCAATAACAAAGAGCCAATGCTTCCATAAATTATCATTAATTGACATACGACCCAACGTCGGCATCTATATAAAGAAACTGATCTTTGTTGGCACTTTTGATTTCCATGCAGTTTTCCAAGGAAAAGACATGTGAAGAAGGTAGCAAGAATTTATTTATGCTTTTCCTCAGCACACGCCCTATGTACTTTGGTCTTTGTATCTGATATGTCTTATCAATGAagttttattacttataaaaaaaatgtttatttatttattataaataatggAGTTGTATTAATCAAAAACCAGGTACACTAGGGGTGTACATGGGTAGCAGTACATCAAACTCTTAAATTACAAAGATCAagcatttctaaaaaattataacatggaAAAAGATTAAAAACCGAACTCCAATCCAGCAAGGTGTGGAGAAGGAGAGATTTAATTTCCGGAATAGATTGTTCCTTCACCTCAAAACATCTTGAGTTCTGTTCTTGCCAAATACACCATAAGACACAATGTGGTACGACCCTCCATAAATTTATGCTTCGATGTCTACTGGAGGAACCTTGTGAACTCGAAAATAAATCAGTAACACTTCACAACATAACCCATAGAAGACCAAACAGAGCCCACACCATAAACCATAACTCAGAAGCAataggacaatgaagaagaagacgatTCACTGATTCCCCACTCTTTTTACACATATAGCACCTATCtacaacttatcaaaaaaaaaaaaaaaagttgaaatgtAAAAGTATGACATTGACCTCACTAATGCATAAATCTTTATCCACAAATACCATTGCGAACCAAGATCCAtaatattgaaaacaaaaatgagaatGACAGTCTGAAGGAGAATCATAGGTAAGGCAAATTGATATATAGGTACAAATGGGTGGCACCCTCCCCCTTCTCCACCCTTTTTGACATATACAGCTAATGTGAGAAGCATAAGAATTTAGATTGAGGGAATGATTTAAATATGACTTGATACCTTAATATGCAGGTCctttgagaaaaaatataaagagtaCCACAAATTAGTACGTGATCCCACTCTTTGGCTTTGCTTGCAATTTTTttgcttccttcttcttcttcttcttcttttatttatttatttatttatttatttttaattttttaatttctttttatatatatctgGTTTGTGATGACTGATGCTAGAGACTTAGCAATAAGTTTTGAACTCAATGCAATGGCAAGTTTAGGATGTGTTGCATGTAGGGTTTATACCTTCAAGATGCTATAATACATTTGGAGGGATATGTATGTGCATATCCTTATTAGTCAGTCAATGTGTTGGTGACTTTTTGAGGTTTCAAGTATCCATTTTCCTTGAatggttaatttttttacattatgcTGGTGTTTGTTTTCAATATTATATACTTTTATTGTTCTTAGTCTTGCATGGAACCAATCAGGcttatttggtttatttttataGGCAATGGATCAGGCTTCACAAGAGGGTATTATATTTATTGATGGTTCTGGGCCAACATATGCTACTTCCACGGTAAGTTCAACACTTTAGATCAATCTGCTTTATTTCTTGAGCTTGTGGATATTTACAGACACtcattttgtttaaagtattaAAAGTCATTTGCTTCTAGATATTTTTCACTGGACTTGTCATAATCGATGCCTATAATATCTTTGCATCATCAAATCAGATTAATTAATTGATAGTTACATGAGCAAATCAATATAACTATCAAGATAAGGTAAGAAAAGGGATAActattagaaaaattaaaatgatgatctCTTGAAATCAGTTTATTTGAAACTTGgtcctaattttttatttttcaactggATTCTACTATGAGCTCTTCTGATATGGAGGAGCATTTTCATTACAGTAGAGAGagatgtgtgtgtttgtgtgtgtgtgtgtgtgtgtgtgagagagagagagagagagagagagagagagagagagagagagagaagtggcATCTCCAGCGTAATGGTTAACTTGCATATCACATCTGTGaacctttttttattagaatcGCTGTTACTTGGTTTTTTTACCTTTGTCTTTttacacacagagagagagagagagagagagagagagatcaaatgCAATATAGGTGGAGCTTGATTTATTGTGTTGGTTATGCCGGGAGTTCAGGGGCTGGCAGCTCACCTTGAATTGAACATTGATGTCTGTATAATTATTGGAGTTATCTCTTTAGATGCTCTAGGCCTTTTTATTGTAATTTCCCATGGGTGTAGACTAAATAATAGGGCGGTATATTCTAATGATCTTCGTAACTCCTGTTATAGCTCCATCATAATAAAATTGCAGCAACCCCATGGACATGGCCTTACTTTTTGGGTGAACCATGTAAATCTGTGCATTTGTTGATCTTTTCTTGATGGAATCATGGAAGATTAATATGCTATTACTTTGCAAATTCGCCTattcaagaattattttattggttCCTCGTGTGAGGTCCAATTGAAGTGAAAGTCATGCCCTTTTATTGGTCTAAGTATGAGTCTTTTACGGTCAAAacagtttttaatttgggttttttattttattagttatggtctcttctaaaaataaaataaaaaataaaaatttattagttatgGTCAGTTTTATATTGAGGGGCAAATCTGTAATTTCTGcgaattaagggtattttggtaatttagttGAGTATAGAATCTTCTGAGGTACTCTTAAGTATCTTAGGTTTATTTAATTTGGGTCCAAGTTAGTATTTATTAGGCTTTATTAGTAGTCATAATACTAGTAGGAATCCTAATACTACTAGTACAAGAAAGAGTCAAGTAAgagtctttatatatattgtgctCAATATATTCAAACAAAATAGAATGAGttgataataaaattgagtGTTTTGAGTAATAGGCTTGTTGgcctttgttgtttctttcaccttctcatttctctttattttctcttctttctttccaaGGTTACTGTTCTCAGGTATTGCATTCCATGGATCTGGGTTAGGTTTCTTGTTTCCTAACAAGATCAGTGATAGTGGTCTTCTCATTGGGAAGGTGTACATTAGATGAGTTAGCAGAAGTGATTGTATTGAAATTGTATATCATGACTATTTTTGGAAGTCCAAGCcttcaaaaaatcaattgcaGACTCCTCTCATATTTTGTGAAATGTCTATGAGCTTTATGGGCGGATTCAATGACACTTAAATTTCATATTAGTATGCTTAATGTAGGTATATTCACATTGATAACTTTTTCAGATCAAAAGAAATTCTTGCAGTTCgaaaatttcattgaaatttggGTACTTTGGATAACTGTCTTAGTATGCTCCAATGGAAATATATTCAGCTGATGAAAAGAACCGCACATACTGTTAAACCTTTGCAAAGAAAGGGTTCATATGTGACccagaaaacatttttttttattccggCATTCGAATTGAGAACATTTTTAATGTCAATGTTTCTACAACTAGTTGAGTCATGTATTTATTAGTTTAACTGACTGGTAAAGAAAGGTTTTCCAGTTGATCTGAATGTAAATATGGGGCATGTCTCTCATTTTTATTGTCCTTTTATTGAATTTGAAATGTGATATCAATGcttttatgtgatttttatCTTACCATATAGTGTATGTTTGAGTTGGATCTTGGCACTTCAATTTGCAAGCTATATCTTGTAGTTCCACTCTTTCTTATCATGGTATATTGATGCAGACATTTCATGAGTCACTAGTTGCAGCTGGAGCAGGAATCACCTTAGTTGATTCAGTGGTGATGTCTCGACCTGGCACGTCAGTCTCTTATGATTATtcttatttgttatattttgtgTGCTGTGCTGAAacaatttcatttctttttttgacacCGCTAAATGGTCATAATTGCACTGAAGATGGTAGAAGTAGATTCTAGTTTATATTATCcaacattttctattttgtatttcaGGTTGCAGCATCAAAAAATTGCCTGGATCCACCTGTGGGCTTTGCTTTGATAAGACCTCCAGGACATCATGCTATTCCAAAGGGGCCTATGGGGTTCTGTGTTTTCGGAAATCTGGCCATTGCAGCTCATTATGCCCAACGTGTACATGGGTTGAAGCGTGTGTTTatcattgattttgatgttcACCATGGAAATGGGACAAATGACGCTTTTTATGATGATCCAGATATATTTTTCCTCTCAACTCACCAAGTAAGCATTAATTTGGTCCAGACCTGTCTTATATGTTTTACTTTGCAATTTAGTCACAAACTTTTTATCCTGCTTAATATTCAAGGCCTTAATCTCTCTCATCAATTATATGAATTTTATCTCCTCCCGCATTTAAAGAATGTTAGATATGACTTGAAGTATGAATATACATACATGCATACTTATGTGTATGAGGGATCATTGTCTGGTACTCTATAGCAATGGTAAAGTCTTGGTTTGTCAAGTGCAAATGTGTTAGAAAAGGACCATATCTAAGCCACCTCTTCTAGGACCTTATTTAGGTGGAACCAAATGCTGTCACTAAGTAATGAcccatatatatgtatgtatgtatgtatgtatgtgtgtatgtatagGTGAGAATCAGGAATTCAGTGTCAAGTTCTTGTTTGACCTATATTGAAAAGGAACATACCTGCacttttcaaattattttaaaaaaaatatttttatgtggTGGAGGCAAGATGATGTGCAATTGTATGTGATCTTATGGTGTATTCTAGCTGTTGTAGTGTCTAGAATCTAGATGCCAATAAGTATGCGTAATAGATGTTCTATTATCAATAGtccattatcttttttttttaatttctggatTTGTCTGGTATTACTGTTTTTGATCACTGCATGAATGTTCATCTTTGAAGTTCATTTTGCAGCAACCAATCTAATGCTATTTAGTCTTCTTTTGAAATAGGATGGAAGCTACCCTGGTACTGGTAAAGTTGATGAGGTAGGTCATGGAGATGGTGAAGGAACAACATTAAATTTGCCTCTACCTGGAGGATCAGGTGATATTGCCATGACAACTGTGTTTGATGAAGTTATTGTACCCTGTGCCCAAAGATTTAAGCCGGATATAATTCTTGTTTCTGCTGGGTGAGTATCCCATTTCTATAAATGGCATTGCATACATGCTTCCCATGAAAAACAACGTTTGCTGAAGCTTCACTGTGCAATTTATTTCTGTCTCTGGTGTAGAGTTGTAGAATTCTATTTGTAAGTCTGAATATCTTAATTATTtcatagattgtaaaataaaatcacatgtAGGTATATATAGGACTAGGAGTAATCCCAAGTGAGGCTTCTATGGGTAGAGCTAGAATTTTtattggaagagagagagagagagaaaaaaggggaGGGGGTTGTATGTAAATAGCAACAAATCATTACCCAGCTTATAATTACAATGTATGGATGCAATATTAAGAATACTAACCATGACATAATATACTGAGAATACTATACTAATTAAGAAAAGGTTAAAGGAAAATGATTTTACCATGACTGAATAGAGCTTTTAAATATAAGTTGTCTTTCATGAAGAAGgatgaaaataatgaaattgGAAAGTTATTTTATAAGGGTTGCAGCTCAGTTGTTGTATGGGGTCATCCAATTCCAAGTTGTATGGTTTTGTTGCATTTGCAATTTAACtgcaaatttttctttcaataacaGTAAGTACATCGGTCAtttattagcttatttttcaaaatatagcattttctttccttgttctttctttttgagtTTGCTATTTTTGGGAGGGAGAAATGAATGCAAGGGTTCAACATGGACAGACATTTTAGTGTTTCTCTagtattgaaatttgaatttgaattaatcaaattaacagaCTTATCTATCACatgatttcaataatttagaTATTACTTCATAtgtaaacaaaattttgaatatttagcCAGAAGGGACAACATCATCTGCTGCCAAATGAAACTATGGCATAAAGACATCCTCTATGGGACCAAGGGCAATTCTGCCTCCCACCCCTGGATTTAGATTGCCTTCATCTTTAAGtagcttaaaaaaattatcattgtCAATCTAGTCATTCACCCActtgcatctctctctctctctctctctctctctctctctctctcagtagcctaaaaaaaattatcattgtCAATCTAGTCATTCAAATGTAAAGAAACGTTTTATATTTAACTTTCATAGTCTTTGACCTTAAGATAGGCTCCTGTCAATATTTGGTAATGCTTCCAAATTTCAACAAGAAGCGGCAACATCATCTGCTGCCAAATGACTATGGCACAAAGACATCCTCTATGGGTCTGAAGGCAATTCTGCCCCTGCCCCTGGGTTTAGATTGTCTTGATCTTTAAGTAGcttataacaaattattattgcCAATCTAGTCATTCACCCACTtgcatatctctctctctctctctctctctcatactttcATATCTTGCAAATGAATGTGTTAGGTATGATGGTCATGTATTGGATCCACTAGCCAGTCTACAGTTCACAACGGGAACATACTACATGCTAGCGTCCAATATTAAACAACTTGCTAAAGATCTATGTGGGGGTCGATGTGTGTTTTTCTTAGAAGGGGGATACAATCTCGATTCTCTTTCATACTCAGTGGCAGATTCattttgtgcttttcttggGGAGAGGAGTTTGGCATCTGAGTTTGACAACCCTGCCATTTTGTATGATGAACCATCAACCAAGGTTAAGCAAGTAATTCAGAGGGTGAAGCACATACATTCCCTGTGAAGATGTCCAAACTTATAGTTGTATGTAGCAGTAAGTTTTAAGTAGTTCACCTGATTCCATGTacatttggaagttttttataTGCCTAACTCCTATAGAAATGTCATATGTCCCACTTCAACACTAACTTggttttccaattaaaaaaaacgtATAGTATGGTTAAGAATTTATGAGTTAAAGTACTTTGTCCAAATATGTAGGACTTTCAAAGTCTCTTTCTTCCTCACATCTTTGATGTCACTATGTGTTGCTTGTA
The Quercus lobata isolate SW786 chromosome 10, ValleyOak3.0 Primary Assembly, whole genome shotgun sequence DNA segment above includes these coding regions:
- the LOC115965394 gene encoding histone deacetylase 14-like isoform X1, which gives rise to MHFQAFPPFPSSAALKQLQASITGNVLFFVRHHLYKWKSYIRIDMDGKFVGGQFSPKKLRGGRRCFSRSIGGSAISCSNSMGRDLYVPSNEKITNARLIYAVAPAMGHNQESHPESNFRLPAIVNALEKMELTPKIRGSEIIELHNFKPASVDDIASVHARAYVLGLEKAMDQASQEGIIFIDGSGPTYATSTTFHESLVAAGAGITLVDSVVAASKNCLDPPVGFALIRPPGHHAIPKGPMGFCVFGNLAIAAHYAQRVHGLKRVFIIDFDVHHGNGTNDAFYDDPDIFFLSTHQDGSYPGTGKVDEVGHGDGEGTTLNLPLPGGSGDIAMTTVFDEVIVPCAQRFKPDIILVSAGYDGHVLDPLASLQFTTGTYYMLASNIKQLAKDLCGGRCVFFLEGGYNLDSLSYSVADSFCAFLGERSLASEFDNPAILYDEPSTKVKQVIQRVKHIHSL
- the LOC115965394 gene encoding histone deacetylase 14-like isoform X2: MHFQAFPPFPSSAGNVLFFVRHHLYKWKSYIRIDMDGKFVGGQFSPKKLRGGRRCFSRSIGGSAISCSNSMGRDLYVPSNEKITNARLIYAVAPAMGHNQESHPESNFRLPAIVNALEKMELTPKIRGSEIIELHNFKPASVDDIASVHARAYVLGLEKAMDQASQEGIIFIDGSGPTYATSTTFHESLVAAGAGITLVDSVVAASKNCLDPPVGFALIRPPGHHAIPKGPMGFCVFGNLAIAAHYAQRVHGLKRVFIIDFDVHHGNGTNDAFYDDPDIFFLSTHQDGSYPGTGKVDEVGHGDGEGTTLNLPLPGGSGDIAMTTVFDEVIVPCAQRFKPDIILVSAGYDGHVLDPLASLQFTTGTYYMLASNIKQLAKDLCGGRCVFFLEGGYNLDSLSYSVADSFCAFLGERSLASEFDNPAILYDEPSTKVKQVIQRVKHIHSL